The following coding sequences lie in one Acidimicrobiales bacterium genomic window:
- a CDS encoding 3'-5' exonuclease translates to MPRRPTTVPRRRSRGRLPDVRVRRWGAPLDGRPFAVLDVETTGLDPEVDRVIEMAVVTTDAQGRITDEWSTLLDPGRDAGATHVHGIADGDLVDAAAFVDRAPELADRLAGTILVAHNLAFDVAFLGSEEGRLGDDVAPLAGVDAGLCTLELSRRLLRRPAQGWSLGALCAEVGVPLLGPHRALVDARATAGLLGVLLAEVPGGRSRPLARRLTVRR, encoded by the coding sequence GTGCCCCGTCGTCCGACCACCGTCCCCCGGCGGCGGTCCCGTGGCCGCCTTCCCGACGTGCGGGTCCGCCGGTGGGGAGCGCCCCTCGACGGCCGCCCCTTCGCGGTGCTCGACGTCGAGACCACGGGGCTCGACCCGGAGGTCGACCGGGTCATCGAGATGGCGGTGGTCACCACCGACGCGCAGGGACGCATCACCGACGAGTGGTCGACCCTCCTCGATCCGGGACGTGACGCCGGGGCCACCCACGTGCACGGGATCGCCGACGGGGACCTCGTCGACGCCGCCGCCTTCGTCGACCGGGCGCCCGAGCTGGCCGACCGTCTCGCCGGCACGATCCTCGTCGCCCACAACCTGGCCTTCGACGTGGCCTTCCTGGGCTCCGAGGAGGGCCGCCTGGGCGACGACGTCGCGCCGCTCGCCGGGGTCGACGCCGGGCTGTGCACGTTGGAGCTGAGCCGCCGCCTGCTCCGCCGCCCTGCGCAGGGTTGGTCCCTCGGCGCGCTGTGCGCCGAGGTGGGGGTACCGCTCCTCGGGCCGCACCGGGCCCTGGTCGACGCCCGGGCCACCGCCGGGCTGCTCGGCGTACTCCTCGCCGAGGTGCCCGGCGGTCGGAGCCGACCCCTGGCGCGCCGCCTCACCGTCAGGCGCTGA
- a CDS encoding PhoH family protein → MNDLSRTPTRPGACPTRPSATSEVRRRAYVLDTSVLLADPKALVRFEEHDVVIPVVVLLELESKRNHPELGWAAREALRFLEDLRVRHGGLTSPIPVNDQGGTLRVELNHQDPAALPPSLTGDTNDHRILAVARNLADEDLAVSVVTKDLPLRLKASIVDLDAEEYRNELARDTGWTGMTSLEVDGATIDELFDVGVADDDRARDLPCHTGVVLHAGSQSALARVHEDKALHLIRSDRNLFDVRGRSAEQRIAIDLLADPDVGIVSLGGPAGTGKSVLALAAGLEAVLEQQSAKRVLVFRPLFAVGGQELGYLPGSELEKMSPWTAAVLDGLEAITGPEVIDEVQARGLLEVLPLTHIRGRSLNDSFVIIDEAQNLERPVLLTALSRLGVGSRVVLTHDVAQRDNLRVGRHDGVVSVIEALRGHPIFGHITLTRSERSEIAAVVTELLDVPLHG, encoded by the coding sequence GTGAACGACCTGAGCCGCACCCCTACGCGCCCCGGCGCGTGCCCCACCCGTCCCTCCGCCACCTCCGAGGTGCGTCGCCGGGCCTACGTGCTCGACACCTCGGTGCTGCTGGCCGACCCGAAGGCCCTGGTGCGCTTCGAGGAGCACGACGTGGTGATCCCGGTGGTGGTGCTGCTCGAGCTGGAGTCGAAGCGCAACCACCCCGAGCTCGGCTGGGCGGCCCGTGAGGCGCTGCGCTTCCTCGAGGACCTGAGGGTGCGCCACGGGGGGCTGACCTCCCCGATCCCGGTCAACGACCAGGGCGGCACGCTACGGGTGGAGCTGAACCACCAGGACCCCGCGGCGCTGCCGCCGTCGCTCACCGGCGACACGAACGACCACCGCATCCTGGCCGTGGCCAGGAACCTGGCCGACGAGGACCTCGCCGTCAGCGTGGTCACCAAGGACCTGCCGTTGCGGCTCAAGGCGTCGATCGTCGATCTCGACGCCGAGGAGTACCGCAACGAGCTGGCCCGCGACACCGGGTGGACGGGCATGACCTCGCTCGAGGTCGACGGCGCCACGATCGACGAGCTCTTCGACGTCGGCGTGGCCGACGACGACCGGGCCCGCGACCTGCCCTGCCACACCGGGGTCGTGCTGCACGCCGGCTCGCAGTCGGCGCTGGCCAGGGTGCACGAGGACAAGGCCCTCCACCTCATCCGCAGCGACCGCAACCTCTTCGACGTGCGGGGCCGGTCCGCGGAGCAGCGCATCGCCATCGACCTCCTCGCCGATCCCGACGTCGGGATCGTGTCGCTGGGCGGGCCGGCGGGCACCGGCAAGAGCGTGCTGGCCCTCGCCGCCGGGCTCGAGGCGGTGCTCGAGCAGCAGTCGGCCAAGCGGGTCCTGGTGTTCCGACCCCTGTTCGCCGTCGGGGGTCAGGAGCTCGGCTACCTCCCCGGGTCCGAGCTCGAGAAGATGAGCCCGTGGACGGCGGCGGTCCTCGACGGGCTCGAGGCCATCACCGGGCCCGAGGTGATCGACGAGGTGCAGGCGCGGGGCCTGCTCGAGGTCCTGCCGCTCACCCACATCCGGGGTCGCAGCCTGAACGACAGCTTCGTGATCATCGACGAGGCCCAGAACCTCGAGCGGCCGGTCCTGCTCACCGCGCTCAGCCGCCTCGGGGTGGGCAGCCGGGTGGTGCTGACCCACGACGTCGCCCAGCGCGACAACCTGCGCGTCGGGCGCCACGACGGGGTGGTGTCGGTGATCGAGGCGTTGCGTGGCCACCCGATCTTCGGCCACATCACCCTGACCCGCAGCGAGCGCAGCGAGATCGCCGCCGTGGTGACCGAGCTGCTCGACGTGCCCCTCCACGGCTGA
- a CDS encoding DUF429 domain-containing protein: protein MTTPPDARTGPLLAGVDGARGGWVVVTVGPAGPVLDVEVVTHVAPLVDRVRRGRLAVVAIDMPFGLAASGRRACDDEARRRLGPRRATVFPTPPRPLLGAATHAEAVRRGRALDGRGISVQAYNLLPRIAELDAALGPADAAAVVEAHPESGFAAMAGAPLTTSKRSPEGRRERVDLLVAHLADNAAVLTSRTRGAAVDDLLDAGANAWTARRWWAGTAEVLGDGSRDERGLPMRIVV, encoded by the coding sequence GTGACGACGCCCCCCGACGCCCGGACCGGGCCGCTCCTGGCGGGGGTCGACGGGGCCCGGGGCGGGTGGGTGGTCGTCACCGTCGGGCCGGCCGGGCCGGTGCTCGACGTGGAGGTGGTCACCCACGTCGCCCCGTTGGTCGACCGGGTGCGACGGGGACGGCTGGCCGTCGTCGCGATCGACATGCCCTTCGGTCTCGCGGCCTCGGGACGCCGGGCCTGCGACGACGAGGCCCGCCGCCGCCTCGGGCCCCGCCGGGCCACCGTGTTCCCCACGCCACCGCGGCCGCTGCTCGGCGCGGCGACCCACGCCGAGGCGGTGCGCCGCGGGCGGGCGCTCGACGGGCGGGGGATCTCGGTCCAGGCCTACAACCTCCTGCCCCGGATCGCGGAGCTCGACGCCGCCCTCGGGCCTGCCGACGCCGCGGCGGTCGTGGAGGCGCACCCCGAGTCGGGGTTCGCGGCGATGGCCGGCGCGCCGCTGACCACGTCCAAGCGATCGCCGGAGGGCCGACGCGAACGTGTCGACCTCCTCGTCGCCCACCTCGCGGACAACGCGGCCGTGCTCACGTCACGCACCCGGGGGGCGGCCGTGGACGACCTCCTCGACGCCGGCGCCAACGCCTGGACGGCCCGACGGTGGTGGGCCGGGACCGCGGAGGTGCTCGGCGACGGGAGCCGCGACGAGCGGGGGCTCCCGATGCGGATCGTGGTCTGA
- a CDS encoding PIG-L family deacetylase has protein sequence MTDAPRPSPLPVGAVPANPIHSVDLPVPGRALVIAAHPDDAEFLCGATFAKWAARGCVLDHLVLTDGSKGTWDPEADTGALITRREDEQHEAARRLGSRGMVVMLGHVDGELEVSLTVRDEVAYWIRRLRPDVVAAHDPWKRYRLHPDHRAAGWLALDAVVAARDPHFAPHHDVAPHRPSTVLLFEADEADHVEDVTGFVDSKVDALLAHESQFVTTHGIPADDDGTARAAFRRRVAERAAAVGATAGVEAGEAFKALRDL, from the coding sequence TTGACCGACGCCCCCCGACCGTCGCCGCTGCCGGTCGGGGCGGTGCCGGCGAACCCGATCCACTCGGTCGACCTCCCGGTACCGGGGCGGGCCCTCGTCATCGCCGCCCACCCCGACGACGCCGAGTTCCTCTGCGGGGCGACCTTCGCCAAGTGGGCCGCCCGGGGGTGCGTGCTCGACCACCTGGTGCTCACCGACGGCTCGAAGGGGACCTGGGACCCCGAGGCCGACACGGGCGCGCTGATCACCCGCCGCGAGGACGAGCAGCACGAGGCGGCCCGTCGCCTCGGGTCGCGGGGCATGGTGGTCATGTTGGGGCACGTCGACGGGGAGCTCGAGGTCTCGCTCACCGTCCGCGACGAGGTCGCCTACTGGATCCGGCGACTGCGCCCCGACGTCGTGGCGGCCCACGACCCGTGGAAGCGCTACCGGTTGCACCCCGACCACCGCGCCGCGGGCTGGCTGGCCCTCGACGCGGTGGTCGCCGCCCGTGACCCCCACTTCGCCCCGCACCACGACGTGGCGCCGCACCGCCCCTCGACCGTGCTGCTCTTCGAGGCCGACGAGGCCGACCACGTCGAGGACGTGACGGGCTTCGTCGACAGCAAGGTCGACGCCCTCCTGGCCCACGAGTCGCAGTTCGTCACCACCCACGGGATCCCCGCCGACGACGACGGGACCGCCCGCGCCGCCTTCCGACGGCGGGTCGCCGAACGGGCGGCCGCGGTCGGTGCCACCGCCGGGGTCGAGGCCGGCGAGGCGTTCAAGGCGCTGCGCGACCTGTGA
- the cofC gene encoding 2-phospho-L-lactate guanylyltransferase, whose amino-acid sequence MPSPLPAVAVLVPVKAFHEAKVRLAPALDGPARAELARQMATAVVAAARPLPVHVVCDDERVAQWAVDHGATVLWKPGRGLNGAVNEGVADLAVAGYARAIVAHADLPHALELAWVADGPEVTLVPDRHDDGTNVAAVPTAAGFTFAYGPGSFARHAAEAERLGLGLRVVREPRLGWDVDVPADLVAPDWGAVR is encoded by the coding sequence GTGCCGAGCCCGCTGCCCGCCGTCGCCGTGCTGGTGCCGGTGAAGGCCTTCCACGAGGCGAAGGTGCGCCTGGCTCCCGCCCTCGACGGACCCGCCCGCGCCGAGCTGGCACGGCAGATGGCGACGGCGGTCGTGGCCGCCGCCCGCCCCTTGCCCGTCCACGTGGTCTGCGACGACGAACGGGTGGCGCAGTGGGCCGTCGACCACGGTGCGACGGTGCTGTGGAAGCCGGGACGGGGGCTCAACGGCGCCGTGAACGAGGGGGTGGCCGACCTCGCCGTCGCCGGGTACGCGAGGGCCATCGTCGCCCACGCCGACCTCCCCCACGCCCTCGAGCTCGCCTGGGTGGCCGACGGGCCGGAGGTCACGCTCGTCCCGGACCGCCACGACGACGGCACGAACGTGGCCGCCGTGCCCACCGCGGCCGGCTTCACCTTCGCCTACGGCCCCGGCTCGTTCGCCCGCCACGCCGCCGAGGCCGAGCGCCTGGGCCTCGGGCTGCGGGTCGTGCGCGAGCCGCGGCTCGGGTGGGACGTGGACGTCCCCGCCGACCTCGTCGCCCCCGACTGGGGCGCCGTCCGTTGA
- a CDS encoding NAD(P)H-dependent glycerol-3-phosphate dehydrogenase, whose translation MEIRCAVLGAGSWGTTVAHLLAHNTPTVLWSRDPAVAREVRERSTNERYLPGASLHPELAATDSMAEAVASADLLVMGVPSHGFRDSLEAASAHLRPWVPIVSLAKGLEQGTRLRMTEVINEVVPGHPYGVLTGPNLAKEILAGDAAASVLAMSDETIAARLQRVFCTRLFRVYTNPDVVGCEVAGALKNVIAIASGMADGLGTGDNTRAAVITRGLNEMARLGTAMGGQVVTFGGLAGLGDLLATCISPQSRNRHVGEQLGRGRTIEEIQAEMHMVAEGVKSAPVVMALAEEHGVEMPIANQVYKVLYEGSTAQDAYRGLLGRDHVDEMYGMRRARRR comes from the coding sequence ATGGAGATCCGGTGCGCAGTGCTCGGCGCCGGCAGCTGGGGGACCACCGTCGCCCACCTGCTCGCCCACAACACCCCCACGGTCCTGTGGTCACGAGACCCGGCGGTCGCCCGTGAGGTCCGGGAACGCTCGACGAACGAGCGCTACCTGCCCGGTGCATCGCTGCACCCCGAGCTCGCCGCCACCGACTCGATGGCCGAGGCCGTCGCCTCCGCCGACCTGCTCGTCATGGGGGTGCCGTCGCACGGCTTCCGCGACTCGCTCGAGGCCGCATCGGCCCATCTCCGCCCGTGGGTCCCGATCGTCAGCCTGGCCAAGGGCCTCGAGCAGGGGACCCGGCTGCGGATGACCGAGGTGATCAACGAGGTCGTGCCCGGTCATCCCTACGGGGTGCTCACCGGCCCGAACCTCGCGAAGGAGATCCTCGCCGGTGACGCGGCGGCATCGGTGCTGGCCATGAGCGACGAGACGATCGCCGCACGGCTCCAGCGGGTCTTCTGCACCCGGCTGTTCCGCGTCTACACGAACCCCGACGTCGTCGGGTGCGAGGTGGCCGGCGCGCTCAAGAACGTGATCGCCATCGCCTCCGGCATGGCCGACGGCCTCGGCACCGGCGACAACACCCGTGCCGCCGTCATCACCCGGGGCCTGAACGAGATGGCCCGCCTGGGCACGGCCATGGGCGGCCAGGTCGTGACCTTCGGGGGCCTGGCCGGCCTCGGCGACCTGCTGGCCACCTGCATCAGCCCCCAGAGCCGCAACCGCCACGTGGGCGAGCAGCTCGGCCGGGGCCGCACCATCGAGGAGATCCAGGCGGAGATGCACATGGTCGCGGAGGGCGTGAAGTCGGCACCCGTCGTCATGGCCCTCGCCGAGGAGCACGGTGTCGAGATGCCCATCGCCAACCAGGTGTACAAGGTGCTCTACGAGGGCAGCACCGCCCAGGACGCGTACCGGGGACTGCTCGGTCGCGACCACGTCGACGAGATGTACGGGATGCGCCGGGCCCGGCGGCGCTGA
- a CDS encoding ABC transporter substrate-binding protein — MRTRSTSRRLVAVGAVAVAGLVLAACGSGGDDEAVDIQSADVTIEPTGSPTPGGKVKYALEGESDGFNPAVNRWAISGLMVANAVFDPLAAFDADGNAQPYLAESFTPSADFLTWTVTMRPGITFHNGEPLDGAAVKTSLDAARESLLAGGALRNIADTAPDPSNPLALVVTMAEPWANFPASLTQQVGMVMAPAQVDAPEPDNTRVPIGTGPFVFKEWVPDKGWIGTKNPNYWRTDSEGTKLPYLDEVEFIPVPDSQNRGTALITGDVQMAHTTNWPTIATLKAEADAGKVQFVADVGENEESFVVLNTAKPPFDDVRVRRALALCTDHASYLAVNEIPAEFQADSQFREGSRWYNPDNGYPSFDAAAGTALVAEVEAERGPLTFTLGTTTDVANQLSTQTLKTQWDACGMDVSLTSTEQGSFVGDMVLGNYEANLSRQFGEADPDADYVWWTGQNAPPLPGLALNMARLSDPQVQAALDAGRASSDPATREQAYDDLQRRQSELIPYIWLNHSQWAIGAANDVRNLTNQTLPDGQPSLPFGRGVHRLTETWLQQ, encoded by the coding sequence ATGAGGACCCGATCGACATCGAGGAGACTGGTCGCCGTCGGCGCCGTCGCAGTGGCGGGGCTCGTCCTCGCGGCCTGCGGTTCCGGGGGTGACGACGAGGCCGTCGACATCCAGTCGGCCGACGTCACCATCGAGCCCACCGGCTCGCCCACCCCCGGGGGCAAGGTCAAGTACGCCCTCGAAGGCGAGAGCGACGGCTTCAACCCGGCGGTCAACCGCTGGGCCATCTCCGGGCTCATGGTCGCCAACGCGGTGTTCGACCCGCTCGCCGCCTTCGACGCCGACGGCAACGCCCAGCCCTACCTCGCCGAGTCGTTCACCCCCAGCGCCGACTTCCTCACCTGGACCGTCACGATGCGCCCCGGCATCACCTTCCACAACGGCGAGCCGCTCGACGGCGCGGCGGTGAAGACCTCCCTCGACGCCGCCCGGGAGTCGCTCCTCGCCGGCGGGGCGCTGCGCAACATCGCCGACACCGCGCCGGACCCCTCCAACCCCCTCGCCCTCGTCGTCACCATGGCCGAGCCGTGGGCCAACTTCCCGGCCAGCCTCACCCAGCAGGTCGGCATGGTCATGGCCCCCGCCCAGGTCGACGCCCCCGAACCCGACAACACGCGCGTCCCGATCGGCACCGGGCCCTTCGTGTTCAAGGAGTGGGTCCCCGACAAGGGCTGGATCGGCACCAAGAACCCGAACTACTGGCGCACCGACAGCGAGGGCACGAAGCTGCCCTACCTCGACGAGGTCGAGTTCATCCCGGTGCCCGACTCCCAGAACCGCGGCACCGCTCTCATCACGGGCGACGTCCAGATGGCCCACACCACCAACTGGCCGACCATCGCCACGCTGAAGGCCGAGGCCGACGCCGGCAAGGTCCAGTTCGTCGCCGACGTCGGCGAGAACGAGGAGAGCTTCGTGGTCCTCAACACCGCGAAGCCCCCCTTCGACGACGTGCGGGTGCGGCGGGCCCTCGCGCTGTGCACCGACCACGCCAGCTACCTGGCCGTGAACGAGATCCCGGCCGAGTTCCAGGCCGACAGCCAGTTCCGTGAGGGCTCTCGGTGGTACAACCCCGACAACGGGTACCCCTCCTTCGACGCCGCGGCGGGCACCGCGCTGGTGGCCGAGGTCGAGGCGGAGAGGGGGCCGCTGACCTTCACGCTGGGCACCACCACCGACGTGGCCAACCAGCTGTCGACCCAGACCCTGAAGACCCAGTGGGACGCCTGTGGCATGGACGTGTCGCTCACCTCCACCGAGCAGGGGAGCTTCGTCGGGGACATGGTCCTCGGCAACTACGAGGCCAACCTCTCGCGGCAGTTCGGTGAGGCCGATCCGGATGCCGACTACGTCTGGTGGACCGGGCAGAACGCGCCGCCGCTCCCCGGGCTGGCGCTGAACATGGCCCGCCTGAGCGACCCCCAGGTCCAGGCCGCCCTCGACGCCGGTCGGGCCTCGTCCGACCCGGCGACCCGCGAGCAGGCCTACGACGACCTGCAGCGGCGCCAGAGCGAGCTGATCCCCTACATCTGGCTCAACCACTCCCAGTGGGCGATCGGCGCGGCGAACGACGTCCGCAACCTCACCAACCAGACCCTGCCCGACGGCCAGCCGTCGCTGCCCTTCGGCCGGGGCGTGCACCGCCTGACCGAGACCTGGCTCCAGCAGTGA
- a CDS encoding ribonuclease HII — protein sequence MASTVPPLRRALRAKAPSLLVERERWAMGESVVVGLDEVGRGAWAGPLVVGAAVVPKDRRINKVRDSKMLTETEREAIFERVAQWCDAWAVGSVSHEECDELGMSAAQRLAARRALDALGVAADRVLLDGNWDFVGRGNTTTVVKGDARCLSIAAASILAKVSRDRLMRAEAEHHPGYEFHANKGYPCPRHKIALAGMGPTAIHRRTWAFMDALPWSGVPRRPGFDAEPTLF from the coding sequence GTGGCCAGCACCGTGCCCCCGCTGCGCAGAGCCCTCCGGGCCAAGGCGCCGTCGCTGCTCGTCGAACGCGAGCGGTGGGCCATGGGGGAGTCCGTGGTGGTCGGTCTCGACGAGGTCGGCCGCGGTGCCTGGGCGGGCCCGCTCGTGGTGGGCGCGGCCGTGGTCCCCAAGGACCGGCGCATCAACAAGGTCCGTGACTCCAAGATGCTCACCGAGACCGAGCGCGAGGCGATCTTCGAACGGGTGGCGCAGTGGTGCGACGCCTGGGCGGTGGGCTCGGTGAGCCACGAGGAGTGCGACGAGCTGGGCATGTCGGCCGCGCAGCGCCTGGCCGCCCGTCGAGCGCTCGACGCGTTGGGGGTGGCCGCGGACCGCGTGCTGCTCGACGGGAACTGGGACTTCGTGGGGCGCGGCAACACCACGACGGTGGTCAAGGGCGACGCCCGCTGCCTGTCCATCGCCGCGGCGTCGATCCTCGCCAAGGTGAGCCGCGATCGGCTCATGCGAGCCGAGGCCGAGCACCACCCCGGCTACGAGTTCCACGCCAACAAGGGCTACCCCTGCCCGCGCCACAAGATCGCCCTGGCCGGGATGGGGCCCACGGCGATCCATCGGCGCACCTGGGCGTTCATGGACGCCCTGCCGTGGTCGGGGGTGCCGCGCCGTCCCGGCTTCGACGCCGAGCCCACGCTGTTCTGA
- a CDS encoding ABC transporter substrate-binding protein, whose product MRALVAVGAALVVASGLAACGGSTSPTEDAASTAVDVTIAPSGPPRPGGSITYALEAESDGFNPTSSRWAVSGYTVAGAVFDPLAAYDESGVARPYLAESFTPSSDFLTWTVAVRPDVRFHNGEVLDGAAVKKSLDAAIASPLVGASLANVAGITVDPARPLELVVTMREPWAVFPSVLTGQPGYIAAPAQLDAPAPDNTRVPIGTGPFVVESWTPDKSWTGTRNPDYWRRDADGTQLPYLDAVEFVPVTDAASRTAALLNGDVQLAHTYDWPAIRELRAAADEGRVQLVVDVGPGEEGFVIFNTARPPLDDVRVRRPLAQCTNRDEFLAVSQVPPEQAATSQFAPSSPWFEPDAGFPAFDQAAGSAAITELEAEKGPLRVELNSVPAPETQTQIQVIATQWEACGVDVDLKATEQSAFIADMVSGNYSANLSRQFGATDPDGDYVWWIGRNAAPIGSFALNFARLADARVDDALDRGRATDDVEARTRAYADLQRRQSELVPYVWLSHIQWVVGGANDVRNIGNQTLPDGEPARTISNGNVRLTETWLER is encoded by the coding sequence GTGCGAGCTCTCGTCGCCGTCGGAGCAGCGCTGGTCGTGGCATCGGGCCTCGCGGCGTGCGGCGGGAGCACCAGCCCCACCGAGGACGCCGCCTCCACGGCCGTCGACGTGACGATCGCGCCGAGCGGGCCGCCGCGCCCCGGGGGCTCGATCACCTACGCCCTGGAGGCGGAGAGCGACGGCTTCAACCCGACGTCGAGCCGGTGGGCGGTGTCGGGGTACACCGTGGCCGGCGCGGTCTTCGACCCGCTGGCGGCCTACGACGAGTCGGGGGTGGCCCGCCCCTACCTCGCGGAGTCCTTCACCCCGTCGTCGGACTTCCTGACGTGGACCGTCGCCGTCCGGCCCGACGTGCGCTTCCACAACGGCGAGGTCCTCGACGGCGCCGCGGTCAAGAAGAGCCTCGACGCCGCCATCGCCTCCCCGCTCGTCGGCGCGTCGCTGGCCAACGTCGCCGGCATCACCGTCGACCCGGCCCGCCCGCTCGAGCTCGTCGTCACCATGCGTGAGCCATGGGCGGTCTTCCCGTCGGTCCTGACCGGCCAGCCCGGCTACATCGCCGCTCCCGCCCAGCTCGACGCGCCGGCGCCCGACAACACCCGGGTCCCGATCGGCACCGGGCCCTTCGTCGTCGAGTCGTGGACGCCCGACAAGAGCTGGACCGGCACGCGCAACCCCGACTACTGGCGCCGCGACGCCGACGGCACGCAGCTGCCGTACCTCGACGCCGTCGAGTTCGTGCCGGTGACCGACGCCGCGTCGCGCACCGCCGCCCTGCTCAACGGCGACGTGCAGCTCGCCCACACCTACGACTGGCCGGCCATCCGGGAGCTGCGGGCCGCGGCCGACGAGGGACGGGTCCAACTCGTCGTCGACGTCGGCCCCGGTGAGGAGGGCTTCGTGATCTTCAACACGGCGCGACCCCCGCTCGACGACGTGCGGGTGCGTCGGCCGCTGGCGCAGTGCACGAACCGCGACGAGTTCCTGGCCGTGAGCCAGGTCCCGCCCGAGCAGGCGGCCACCAGCCAGTTCGCCCCGAGTTCGCCGTGGTTCGAGCCCGACGCCGGGTTCCCGGCCTTCGACCAGGCGGCCGGCTCGGCGGCGATCACCGAGCTCGAGGCGGAGAAGGGCCCCCTCCGGGTCGAGCTCAACTCCGTCCCCGCGCCGGAGACCCAGACGCAGATCCAGGTCATCGCCACCCAGTGGGAGGCGTGCGGGGTGGACGTCGACCTGAAGGCCACCGAGCAGTCCGCCTTCATCGCCGACATGGTCAGCGGCAACTACTCGGCGAACCTCTCACGCCAGTTCGGGGCCACCGACCCCGACGGGGACTACGTGTGGTGGATCGGCCGCAACGCCGCCCCGATCGGATCCTTCGCGTTGAACTTCGCCCGTCTCGCCGACGCCCGGGTCGACGACGCCCTCGACCGGGGGAGGGCCACCGACGACGTCGAGGCCCGCACCCGGGCCTACGCCGACCTCCAACGTCGGCAGAGCGAACTGGTCCCCTATGTCTGGCTGAGCCACATCCAGTGGGTCGTCGGCGGCGCCAACGACGTGCGCAACATCGGCAACCAGACCCTTCCCGACGGCGAGCCGGCCCGCACGATCAGCAACGGGAACGTCCGCCTGACCGAGACCTGGTTGGAGCGCTGA
- a CDS encoding acyl-CoA dehydrogenase family protein codes for MPDVTLEDFTSEVTAFLDAHAEKKPPARQLAWGEGDDNTSMFEELDREQELLEVKESQAWRAQRYDAGLGWITGPAEYGGRELGSAHERIYTSLEGQYKVPGSAPFTIGLGMVAPTIHAHCTQEVKDAYLAKLYRGDMIACQLFSEPGAGSDLASVQTKAVRDGDEWVLTGQKVWTSGAHYSDIGEIICRTDPDLPKHKGLTAFVIDMKDPAVEVRPLRQMTGGASFNEVFLSELRVPDSHRMGDVNGGWGVALTTLMNERASLGAGGGTGGQMLTRVRQLVEHLGLSDDPLVRDEFMKVQVAFQVAKYTNQRALDKIKSGQLPGPEMSTAKLALTNNMWALAQFVARVLGPRLTADSGEWGTYSWNGIVLGIPGMRVAGGTDEIMKNIVAERVLGLPKEPGVDSKTPFKDLLVN; via the coding sequence ATGCCCGACGTCACCCTCGAGGACTTCACGTCCGAGGTCACCGCCTTCCTCGACGCGCACGCCGAGAAGAAGCCGCCCGCCCGGCAGCTGGCCTGGGGCGAGGGTGACGACAACACCTCGATGTTCGAAGAGCTCGACCGGGAGCAGGAGCTGCTCGAGGTCAAGGAGAGCCAGGCGTGGCGGGCCCAGCGCTACGACGCCGGCCTCGGGTGGATCACCGGGCCCGCCGAGTACGGAGGCCGCGAGCTGGGGTCGGCCCACGAGCGCATCTACACGTCGTTGGAGGGCCAGTACAAGGTCCCCGGTTCGGCGCCGTTCACCATCGGGCTCGGGATGGTCGCCCCCACCATCCACGCGCACTGCACCCAGGAGGTGAAGGACGCCTACCTGGCCAAGCTGTACCGGGGCGACATGATCGCCTGCCAGCTCTTCAGCGAGCCCGGCGCCGGCTCCGATCTCGCGTCGGTGCAGACCAAGGCGGTCCGCGACGGTGACGAGTGGGTGCTGACCGGACAGAAGGTCTGGACCTCCGGGGCGCACTACAGCGACATCGGCGAGATCATCTGTCGCACCGACCCCGACCTGCCCAAGCACAAGGGGCTCACCGCGTTCGTGATCGACATGAAGGACCCCGCCGTCGAGGTGCGACCACTGCGCCAGATGACGGGCGGGGCGAGCTTCAACGAGGTGTTCCTGAGCGAGCTGCGGGTGCCCGACAGCCACCGCATGGGCGACGTCAACGGCGGCTGGGGGGTGGCGCTCACCACCCTGATGAACGAGCGGGCCAGCCTCGGCGCGGGCGGCGGCACCGGCGGCCAGATGCTCACCCGGGTGCGCCAGCTCGTCGAGCACCTCGGTCTCTCCGACGACCCGTTGGTCCGAGACGAGTTCATGAAGGTCCAGGTGGCCTTCCAGGTGGCGAAGTACACGAACCAGCGGGCGCTCGACAAGATCAAGTCCGGGCAGCTGCCCGGCCCCGAGATGAGCACCGCCAAGCTGGCGCTCACCAACAACATGTGGGCCCTCGCCCAGTTCGTGGCCCGGGTGCTCGGTCCCCGGCTCACCGCCGACAGCGGCGAGTGGGGCACCTACAGCTGGAACGGGATCGTGCTCGGCATCCCCGGCATGCGCGTGGCCGGCGGCACCGACGAGATCATGAAGAACATCGTCGCCGAGCGGGTCCTCGGCCTCCCGAAGGAGCCCGGCGTCGACTCGAAGACCCCGTTCAAGGACCTGCTCGTCAACTGA